One segment of Actinomycetota bacterium DNA contains the following:
- the acpS gene encoding holo-ACP synthase, producing MEIVGLGVDICEIARMERALSRHPTMRGRVFTPAEIAYCDSKARPAESYAGRFAAREATIKALGGYRGKRWQDISVGRAPSGAPSIVLDGQAKARADILGITQVLVTFTHEKTNAVAFAIAVRS from the coding sequence GTGGAGATCGTCGGGCTCGGCGTCGACATCTGTGAGATCGCTCGTATGGAGCGAGCCCTCTCGCGTCACCCGACGATGCGCGGCCGCGTCTTCACCCCCGCCGAGATCGCCTACTGCGATTCCAAGGCCCGGCCCGCGGAATCCTACGCCGGCCGGTTCGCCGCCAGGGAGGCCACGATCAAGGCGCTCGGCGGTTACCGCGGGAAGCGGTGGCAGGACATCAGCGTCGGGCGGGCGCCGTCGGGCGCCCCGTCGATCGTGCTCGACGGTCAGGCGAAGGCCCGGGCGGACATCCTCGGCATCACGCAGGTGCTCGTCACGTTCACCCATGAGAAGACGAACGCGGTGGCGTTCGCGATCGCCGTGCGCTCATGA
- a CDS encoding NAD(P)H-hydrate dehydratase produces MKPVLTPQEASELDRATQDRGVSAADLMERAGRAVARAAVEVAGGVYGRRALVLCGKGNNGGDGFVAARHLARKGMRVEVVTVDAAAAASGAAGANRARLGEQDLATIDWTPSRVGRALARADVAVDALFGTGFHGTPEGSWREAIDALNAAPTPVVAVDIPSGVDGRTGGVEGSAVWAALTVAFGAVKTGSVLLPGAGRSGTVRVVDIGFPDDLVSPSIGLVEPADVAAVLPSRSMEGHKRSSGVVLVVAGSRRMTGAPALIARAAARGGAGLVIVAAPRDAVPAVQAHATEAVFLPLAQTERGTVALAALDALLDAARDADAVAIGPGLTTDDETARLVRALVGRCPTPMVVDADGLNAFRGGIDTLRRRDAEAVLTPHDGEFDRLMGRSVTETGSRIDAARALAEASDAVALLKGTRTVIAPTRGLVRVNPTGTPVLATAGTGDVLTGIVGGLLARGAGTVDAATAGAYLHGVAGRIAGRRSGEGTLAGDVVERIPDAFSAVQR; encoded by the coding sequence ATGAAGCCGGTCCTCACCCCCCAGGAGGCCAGCGAGCTCGATCGCGCGACACAGGATCGCGGCGTGTCCGCCGCCGATCTGATGGAGCGGGCCGGACGCGCGGTCGCCCGCGCCGCCGTCGAGGTGGCCGGTGGCGTCTACGGCCGCCGCGCCCTCGTCCTGTGCGGGAAGGGCAACAACGGTGGCGACGGGTTCGTCGCTGCGCGACACCTCGCCCGAAAGGGCATGCGCGTCGAGGTCGTCACGGTGGATGCGGCCGCAGCCGCGTCCGGGGCTGCGGGCGCCAACCGCGCCCGCCTCGGCGAGCAGGATCTCGCGACGATCGATTGGACACCGTCGCGCGTCGGGCGTGCGCTCGCGCGCGCCGACGTCGCGGTCGACGCGCTCTTCGGCACGGGGTTCCACGGAACGCCGGAAGGCTCGTGGCGCGAAGCGATCGACGCGCTCAACGCCGCGCCGACGCCCGTGGTCGCCGTCGACATCCCCTCCGGGGTCGACGGTCGCACCGGGGGCGTCGAGGGCTCGGCCGTCTGGGCGGCGCTCACGGTCGCGTTCGGCGCGGTCAAGACGGGCTCGGTCCTGCTGCCCGGAGCCGGACGCTCGGGCACGGTACGCGTGGTGGACATCGGGTTCCCCGACGACCTGGTGAGCCCCTCGATCGGCCTGGTCGAGCCGGCCGACGTGGCCGCGGTGCTGCCGTCGCGTTCCATGGAGGGCCACAAGCGCAGCTCCGGCGTGGTGCTCGTGGTCGCCGGGTCCCGACGCATGACGGGCGCTCCCGCCTTGATCGCGCGGGCCGCGGCCCGCGGCGGCGCCGGTCTCGTGATCGTGGCCGCACCGCGAGACGCCGTGCCCGCCGTCCAGGCACACGCGACCGAGGCGGTGTTCCTGCCGCTCGCGCAGACCGAACGTGGAACCGTCGCCCTGGCAGCGCTCGACGCCCTGCTCGACGCGGCACGAGACGCCGACGCGGTGGCGATCGGACCCGGTCTGACCACCGACGACGAGACGGCTCGCCTCGTTCGAGCCCTGGTCGGTCGGTGCCCGACGCCGATGGTGGTGGACGCCGACGGGCTGAACGCCTTCCGAGGCGGGATCGATACGCTTCGGCGCCGTGACGCCGAGGCCGTGCTGACGCCCCACGACGGAGAGTTCGACCGGCTCATGGGGCGATCGGTGACCGAGACGGGCAGCCGGATCGACGCCGCCCGTGCGCTCGCGGAGGCGTCGGACGCCGTCGCGCTCCTGAAGGGCACGAGGACCGTGATCGCGCCGACCCGAGGTCTGGTGCGTGTGAATCCGACGGGCACGCCGGTGCTGGCCACGGCCGGCACGGGGGACGTGCTGACCGGCATCGTCGGTGGCCTGCTCGCGCGGGGGGCGGGAACGGTCGATGCGGCGACGGCCGGGGCGTACCTGCACGGGGTGGCCGGACGCATCGCCGGCCGGCGCTCGGGCGAGGGCACGCTCG